A window of Gloeothece verrucosa PCC 7822 genomic DNA:
GTTATGCCTAGACATATTCATATTGATGATAGTCCAATTCGTTTTGAACGTCTTTTAGAACGATTTCCCCACTGGTTACAACGCTTTTTACCTACTGGCGGCGGTGATGCTGAAAACTCTCAACATAAATCCCTATTTGGAGTTACTGTATTTTTACTATCAGAAAGCTTAATCTTCCTAAGTTTCATCTTGACCTATCTTGCTCTAAAATATAATTCTTCTAATTGGTTACCACCAGGCGTTAAAGGCCCAGAATTAACAGTTTTAGTCGCCATTAATACTGTGGTACTTCTTTCTAGTAGCCTGATTATTCAATGGGCAGAAAATGCGCTTAAAAAACGGAAAATAAACAAGTTTCGCGCTCTTTGGCTGACAACATCTCTCATGGGAATTTATTTTTTAGTCGGTCAGAAAAATGAGTGGAATGGCCTTGATTTTGGATTAAAAACAGCAGTAGCAGGAGGGGCTTTTTATGTGCTGACAGGGTTTCATGGATTGCACGTTCTAACAGGCGTTTTATTACAGTTAACTATGTTCGTGCGCTCATGGCTTCCTAACATATATAAAAAAGGTCATTTTGGCGTAAGTGCTGTAACCCTTTTTTGGCATTTTGTAGATGTAATTTGGATATTTTTATTTTTAATCATTTATATTTTATAGGAAAACAACATGAACAATCCAGTTTATCAAACAATAATTATCGGCGGTGGATTTACAGGACTATTTGCCGCTCTGCATTTAACTCACAACCATTATCCTCGTTCTGTTATTTTGATTGACCCCAATGAACGCTTTTGTTTTAAACCCTTACTTTATGAATATTTTAGTGGGCAAATGGAACCTATGCAGGTGGTTCCTCGTTATGAAGAATTGCTACAAGGTAGCGGCGTTATTTTTGTCCAAGATGCTGTTCAAGCCATTAATTTACAAGAACAAGAAATTCAATTAATTTCTGGCACAATATATAATTATAGTAATTTAGTCTTAGCGGTAGGAAGTATTACCAATTATTTTGGCATCACAGGAGCAAAAGAATTTGCATTTCCTTTGTGGTCTCAACAAGATGCCATCGCGCTTGATCGTCACTTACGCTATTGTCTTCAACAAGCCATACAAACCGAAGATAAAGAATCTCGAAAACATTTATTAACTGTCGTTGTAGTAGGGGGAGGCCCTTCGGGAGTAGAAATGGCGGCTACTTTAGCGGATTTGCTGCCTTATTGGTATGCGGCTTTAGGAGGCGATCAAAATGAAATTCGGATTATACTTCTCAATCATGGAAAGGAAATTCTTGAAGGAGATATTAACTCGCATTTACGTCAAACAGCTATGGATCAACTGCAAGAACGTGCGACAAAAGTCGAATTATTATTAGGTTGTAAAGCTAAAGGAATTACTCCCAGTACAGTAGAATATGAGCAAGAAAATCAAACTAAAACTATCCAGAGTGCTACAACCATTTGGGCAACTGGCAGTTCTACCCATCCTTTAATTAAAAACTTAGCAATTCCTCAAGAAAACAGAGATTCTCATGGTCGTCTTTTAGTTACTCCTACCTTACAACTGTTAGATTTTCCAGAAGTATTTGCCGGCGGAGACTGTGCCGCCATTGAAAATAGCTCTCTACCACCCACAGCCCAAGTTGCTTATCAACAAGGAGCCGAAATCGCTCATAATTTAACAGCACTTGCTTTAGGGCAACAACCCCGTCCTGCTAAAATTAACTTGCGAGGAACATTATTAAAATTAGGCTTAGAAAATGCTGCCGCTAACATTTATGATAAGTTTGAAGTGGATGGTGAACTAGGGCATCTTATCCGTCAGGGCACATATTTAGAGCTATTACCAACGCCAATTCATAATTTTAAAGCCACTGCTGAATGGCTCAAAGACGAAATTTTTCAGCAACATTTAGGCATTACCGAATCTGGTAAAGTCATAGTACGAGCCGCACAAATTGCCGGAGGAGTTGCCATTGGAGTTTTAGCCGCTCGAAAATTAATGGAAATTTTAGGAGAAGATAATTCCAAGTGATCAATTATAGGACTTACGCACCATAACCCAATTTTATGGGTTTGAGATTGTCCGCGATCCTTCGCACAGCGAGGAATGACATAAACTCGTTAGTGCGCGTTTCTGAGTGCGTAACTCCTAAATTAAACTCTTTCAACATCGTAGAAAAAAATATTCAATTGGATACAAAAAACTCGCTGCTCGGTTACGGCGCGGCTAAGGATTCATCAAAAGTCTGGTGAATGGTTTTGAGTTGGAAGAAGTTTATTTTCACAATTAATGGCTAGTTGGAGTTGGCCGAATGATTGGTTATTGCAAATAAAAAAATGAGTCAGTCCATCTTCTGTAAATATTTTTAGCTCATCTGGATGATTAAATTCTCCTATCACTCTAAAACAGATTAGAAAAAGAAAAGTAATGAGGCTAACCATAGAAAACAGTCTCCAACTTTTTACACACTTGCCGCCAGCTAAAGCAATAGCTAATTTGAGAGCTTGTGTGTCTGTTTGATATAAAATCACCAGCTTTTTTATGCTTATAGCACGTAATTGCCAAGCAACTTCCCGAGCAACGAGTTCTGATTTAAATAAAAGAAATAGCATTAATTTTTCTCCAATTTAACTTTTTTAAAGTTGTTGACCATAATGCTTATTTATAATTTTAATACGCCTGTGATTCATTATACATCACTTTCTTGATAAGTTTACTGTACTTTATAACCGACAGTATTTTAACATAAGTACCTAGATATCAATAAAGTTTTCTATGTTAATAAATGTAAAATGCCTAAAATCTTGGGCACTCGCCGCTCCTTCGTCGGTTGTCTGCGCTGAGTCTAGGACTTAACTAGACTTTTGCCCACCTACTGAATGAGATTTATAAGTCACCATAGCGGAATTGCTCTGTCTGGTGTTGAAGATAATAAAAGGAGGACTTAATCCAAGAACTCTAGCCAGCAAATAACAATTTTAAAGATGAGATTATAGCTTAATTTTTAAAAACTTGAGCAACAAAATCTCAATAGGTTTTTTGCAATCCCCAACCCACTCAACAATTTAAATTAAAGGAGTTTTCTTATGAAACCAATCATTAATTATAATTCGTCAAAACTATTTAAATATTTTTTCAATATAACATTGGGTTTTTCTTTATTAGTATTTGGCTTAATACCTCCTTTAAATACCTATGCTTTTCCTAGCGGATCTAGTGATAATAATTACCATTCTAAACAATCAAAAATGATACCTTATAATCGCTTGAAAGTAGGCGGTATAGGTCTTTCCATGACAGAAGAACAAGTGAAAAAACTATTAGGTCAACCTCTCAGCACAAAAAATGATTATATAGCAGTTGCCGGTTTTACACGCATTCTACAATATCCAGGATTAACCGTAAAAATGTTGGAAGATGTTAAACCAAGCGGTAAATTTTTTGTGTACGAGATCGAGGCAAATAGTCCTAAATATGCCACCATTGATGGAGTAAAAGTGGGAGATAATATATTAAAAGTTAGGACTATTTATGGCAATCCTAAAACAAGCGATAACAATACTTTACATTATGAGGTTGAGTACAGTAGCCCAACCTATTTTTATTTTTCCATTAAAAATGGCCAAGTAACAAAAATTACTTGTGGCGACTTTTTAGGATAATAGGAGTTACGCATTCAGAAACGCGCACCAACACTTTTATGTCCCAAGCGAGTCCTGAACGATAGCGAAGGGCCACGAGGAATCTCAAACCCCTAGGAGGTTTGTTATGTTTCCTTTGAAGGACCTTCCAAGCGTAAATGGGCTTTTAATACAGCAATTAAAGCCGCTTCTGTGAACCCTATCGGTTTAACCCATACATAACCGGCTTGTTCCATCCAGCCGCTTAACGGTGCTTCATCTAAAACAATCACTCTTGAGCCGGGTTGAATGCTAATAATTTTTCGCCAAAAAGCCGCCAATGGGGTTTCCATTGATCCAATGGCTAAATAGGTTCCTTCATAAATATAAACAGGTGTATTACTGCTCTCCATTGCTGGTACAGGTGTTGAAATGGCATTAATAGACGGGTTATTCAAGTCATTATTTTCTAATTCAGAAAAATATTCCTCTTTATCAGGGTTTTCTGGGCTTGGTGATTGCTCAAGCTCAAGGTTGGGAGAATTGTTCGCAGTTGAGACTAAAGAAATATCAAAATCATTCTCTTGTTGAGATGAGTCACTCTCAGAAAAAGTGACATCAACGTCATCCTTTAAAGAGTAGTCAAAAGCCTGGATTTTATTGGGTTCTATAATTTCTAAGCCAAATATGTCATTTACTGGCATCGACTGATCGACAGACTCTATCCCTTGCTGTAATTGGGTTTCTGCTATTTTGCTGTCAACATTTTTGTCTTTTAGAGACAATGGAGATGAGTCAATATTGTCTACTAATGTGGTTTCAAAATTAACTGATGGGTTCTCTTGTGTGACACCAAGATTACTCTGATCTTCTCCTGAACTAGGATTTAGCGATTTAATTAGCGTTGACATTTGCTGATCATCTTTGACAGTTAAACTTGCCAAAGGGTTGATAAAATCTACAGGAGCAACCCTGTCTGAAAGGTTGACATTTGTGTCAGTTGGCACCAGAGAGCGTATTTTGAGAGTTTTAGCCGGCACATAGTTGGCTAAACCTGCCTCTACCAAGGCGCGGAAAATTGACTTCAGTTGACTATCATTTAATTCTTTTAACCGACGACTTCCACGTCTTGCATCGCGCATGGTTAATTCGGTTTTTTTGGCTAAAAGTTCTTTAACAATTAAAGCATTGCCTTCGCAAGCTAAAGCCGGCGAATTTTTCGCTAAAACGTAACGTAACTGCTGAATATACCAATTAATCACATAAATTGCTCGTTTCATGGTTTCGCCGCTCACAGAAGGCTCTACAGATCCATTACTCCAAGCCCAAACTAAATGCAAAACTAACGCAATTCTAACGCAGTAAGACTCAAATTTCGGATAAGCCACTTCTAAAGCCGTAATACTTTCAGCTTTCATCTTTTTGACTAACTGATGCTGCCATTTTTGAAAAATAACTTTAGCTTCTGGCGAGAGGATATAATCTTGTTCAGGCAGCAAGTGCAACCATTCGATTAAATTTCGATTAATTTTATTTAAACCAAAATCTTCGCAATCATGAAGCAAATCTAAATAAGGGGCTGGTAGTTCGGTAGCACACACAAGCCATCGCGCTAAAGCTCCCGTATAATCACTATCAGAAAATTTAGCTTGAAGTTCTGCTAATGATAACCATTGAATGGTTCCAGTGGCACTAATCGCTGTCCGTCTTAAATAAGTCGATTCACCCTTGCGGTCTTTAGAGTAGGTCTTGCCGCCAAATAAGGTTAAATCAAGAGTATCATCATCGCCATGACCATTGCGGAATTTATTCATCCGTTTAAAATATCCGGCTAATTCATCCACTTTGTTTAAGAGTCCTCGTGGGTTTTGTTCATGGAGTCGGATAGAACCTTCGTAGTTAACATCTCGTGTCACAAAGCGTTTACAGATAGGCTCTTTGGGTTTAGGTCCCCGCTCATCTTTTTTAGAGGAATACCATTCTTCCACTTCTTCAACATAGCGGCTTAATTGTTGTTGATACTGGGTGTAGGCTTCATCTTCTATCTGTTCTAGAGCTTCGGTGGCATTGTCTAAAGCCGGCGACTTACGATCACCACTATTAGCCACTACCATCGTGCGAAGAATACAAGGCTGAATGTATCTAGAACTTACTTTAACGATAATTCGGGCTGCCGTTCCTATAGAAGCCGCCCACACCGGTAAAAGATGGGTAAAAATCGCTTCTACTGCTGTAGGCATAGCATTGGCTGTATTAATAATGGTAGCGGCTAATTGAGGCGGCAAAATTTTGCGAATGTCTAGC
This region includes:
- a CDS encoding DUF3987 domain-containing protein, whose product is MVTLQETQKSAYLANPEAEELILGGILFDPRAMAKVADLLSPEHFYVRRYAAIYETALELYQSGLPTDLMTVQHRLEEKGICEQVGGISQLAQLIERTVSAANIDVYARNIVRKHWEKRELQSLSHHICEWINDPNYSPNQIQELIINQAQALNTASGNKSTLQRAIAGIQQILQRKDLTELEQKIKLEELRESLKIQPNLWKNECLMPAKQELAVNNLISLTSKSSLDILELLDRIKDRNLSESELEIELRALAQLSNYQLYDLRKLYQQRCYEHDLNFDELELATSLPQLIALHKKGLDIRKILPPQLAATIINTANAMPTAVEAIFTHLLPVWAASIGTAARIIVKVSSRYIQPCILRTMVVANSGDRKSPALDNATEALEQIEDEAYTQYQQQLSRYVEEVEEWYSSKKDERGPKPKEPICKRFVTRDVNYEGSIRLHEQNPRGLLNKVDELAGYFKRMNKFRNGHGDDDTLDLTLFGGKTYSKDRKGESTYLRRTAISATGTIQWLSLAELQAKFSDSDYTGALARWLVCATELPAPYLDLLHDCEDFGLNKINRNLIEWLHLLPEQDYILSPEAKVIFQKWQHQLVKKMKAESITALEVAYPKFESYCVRIALVLHLVWAWSNGSVEPSVSGETMKRAIYVINWYIQQLRYVLAKNSPALACEGNALIVKELLAKKTELTMRDARRGSRRLKELNDSQLKSIFRALVEAGLANYVPAKTLKIRSLVPTDTNVNLSDRVAPVDFINPLASLTVKDDQQMSTLIKSLNPSSGEDQSNLGVTQENPSVNFETTLVDNIDSSPLSLKDKNVDSKIAETQLQQGIESVDQSMPVNDIFGLEIIEPNKIQAFDYSLKDDVDVTFSESDSSQQENDFDISLVSTANNSPNLELEQSPSPENPDKEEYFSELENNDLNNPSINAISTPVPAMESSNTPVYIYEGTYLAIGSMETPLAAFWRKIISIQPGSRVIVLDEAPLSGWMEQAGYVWVKPIGFTEAALIAVLKAHLRLEGPSKET
- a CDS encoding NAD(P)/FAD-dependent oxidoreductase, translated to MNNPVYQTIIIGGGFTGLFAALHLTHNHYPRSVILIDPNERFCFKPLLYEYFSGQMEPMQVVPRYEELLQGSGVIFVQDAVQAINLQEQEIQLISGTIYNYSNLVLAVGSITNYFGITGAKEFAFPLWSQQDAIALDRHLRYCLQQAIQTEDKESRKHLLTVVVVGGGPSGVEMAATLADLLPYWYAALGGDQNEIRIILLNHGKEILEGDINSHLRQTAMDQLQERATKVELLLGCKAKGITPSTVEYEQENQTKTIQSATTIWATGSSTHPLIKNLAIPQENRDSHGRLLVTPTLQLLDFPEVFAGGDCAAIENSSLPPTAQVAYQQGAEIAHNLTALALGQQPRPAKINLRGTLLKLGLENAAANIYDKFEVDGELGHLIRQGTYLELLPTPIHNFKATAEWLKDEIFQQHLGITESGKVIVRAAQIAGGVAIGVLAARKLMEILGEDNSK
- a CDS encoding cytochrome c oxidase subunit 3; the protein is MPRHIHIDDSPIRFERLLERFPHWLQRFLPTGGGDAENSQHKSLFGVTVFLLSESLIFLSFILTYLALKYNSSNWLPPGVKGPELTVLVAINTVVLLSSSLIIQWAENALKKRKINKFRALWLTTSLMGIYFLVGQKNEWNGLDFGLKTAVAGGAFYVLTGFHGLHVLTGVLLQLTMFVRSWLPNIYKKGHFGVSAVTLFWHFVDVIWIFLFLIIYIL